One Deinococcus sp. LM3 genomic region harbors:
- the cysS gene encoding cysteine--tRNA ligase, with product MTQRPTAPRQPDPNIVLYDTLTRQKVTFEPTTPGRVGMYLCGPTVYSDAHLGHAKKEVAFDVIRRSFTHFGYQVRYVANITDVGHLQNDSDDGEDKMLARARLEQLEPMEVADKYFWSFMHDMEALNVLKPSINPRATGHITEQIALITELIERGHAYESAGSVYFDVRSWPEYGKLSGRKLDDQEEGVREAVREEKRDPRDFALWKNAEPGHIMRWESPWGVGFPGWHIECSAMSLKYLGEGFDIHGGGLDLQFPHHEAEIAQAEAAGHAFARYWMHNNMLTIGGEKMSKSKGNFLTIQDVLAQHDPMVVRFLLVGSHYRSITEFSDAAFESARSGYRRLEAALHEVERRLSTAPAGQHPALDAKIAAHVQAFEDALRDDFNTPRAVAALFGLTTDLNAALAAGPVPQGTLERARAAYRDLGGEVLGLFAGGAAPTQSDDSQVVGALMDLVLKARQNYRLNKQYAEADELRDTLARVGVTVEDTKEGVRWKR from the coding sequence ATGACCCAGCGTCCCACCGCACCGCGCCAGCCTGATCCGAACATCGTGCTGTACGACACCCTGACCCGCCAGAAGGTGACCTTCGAGCCGACCACGCCGGGCCGGGTGGGCATGTACCTGTGCGGGCCGACCGTGTACAGCGACGCGCACCTGGGGCACGCGAAGAAGGAGGTGGCGTTCGACGTGATCCGCCGCAGCTTCACGCACTTCGGGTATCAGGTGCGGTACGTGGCGAACATCACGGACGTGGGGCACCTGCAGAACGACTCGGACGACGGCGAGGACAAGATGCTGGCCCGCGCCCGCCTGGAGCAGCTGGAGCCCATGGAGGTCGCCGACAAGTACTTCTGGTCGTTCATGCATGACATGGAGGCCCTGAACGTCCTGAAGCCCAGCATCAACCCGCGCGCGACCGGGCACATCACCGAGCAGATCGCGCTGATCACGGAACTGATCGAGCGGGGCCACGCTTACGAGTCGGCGGGCAGCGTGTACTTCGACGTGCGGTCCTGGCCCGAATACGGCAAGCTGTCGGGCCGCAAACTCGACGATCAGGAGGAAGGGGTGCGCGAGGCGGTGCGTGAGGAGAAACGCGACCCGCGTGACTTCGCGCTGTGGAAGAACGCCGAGCCCGGGCACATCATGCGCTGGGAATCCCCGTGGGGCGTGGGCTTTCCGGGGTGGCACATCGAATGCTCGGCCATGAGCCTGAAGTACCTGGGCGAGGGCTTCGACATTCACGGCGGCGGCCTGGACCTGCAGTTCCCGCACCACGAGGCCGAGATCGCGCAGGCCGAGGCCGCCGGGCACGCCTTCGCGCGGTACTGGATGCACAACAACATGCTGACCATCGGCGGCGAGAAGATGAGCAAGAGCAAGGGCAACTTCCTGACCATTCAGGACGTCCTGGCGCAGCACGACCCGATGGTGGTGCGGTTCCTGCTGGTCGGCAGTCACTACCGCTCGATCACGGAGTTCAGTGACGCGGCCTTCGAATCCGCCCGCAGCGGCTACCGCCGCCTGGAAGCGGCCCTGCACGAGGTCGAACGCCGCCTGAGCACCGCGCCTGCCGGGCAGCACCCGGCGCTGGACGCGAAGATCGCCGCGCACGTGCAGGCCTTCGAGGACGCCCTGCGCGACGATTTCAACACGCCCAGGGCCGTCGCGGCGCTGTTCGGCCTGACCACCGACCTGAACGCTGCCCTGGCTGCCGGCCCGGTGCCGCAGGGCACGCTGGAACGCGCCCGCGCCGCGTACCGTGACCTGGGCGGCGAGGTGCTGGGCCTGTTCGCGGGCGGCGCGGCCCCCACCCAGAGCGACGATTCGCAGGTGGTGGGCGCCCTGATGGACCTGGTCCTGAAGGCCCGGCAGAACTACCGCCTGAACAAGCAGTACGCCGAGGCCGACGAACTGCGCGACACCCTGGCCCGCGTGGGCGTGACCGTCGAGGACACCAAGGAGGGCGTGCGCTGGAAACGCTGA
- a CDS encoding LysR family transcriptional regulator has translation MTSARPSPTTGLPSLAQLRALLAVADAGGFGEAAAELGVSQSTLSEAISKLEALAGRPLLRRGRGGTQPTPAGERMLTHARAAVQAAGDALLAAQEDTQLRGTLRVASFRSTATHLLPPALAAFRAQHPGVTVRLLDGETEGGGQNLVRRGQADAAIVIEENWGDLRLTPLVMDEYLFVSPARRGAHPVTPDDLRGPLLLAPGANACNLRVMGYLRRYGVQPQEVTEIGEDSVILGMVAHGLGVSVMPRLALEPLPDGLVALPLPERLMRPLALATLPHRANLPVIRAFTDALLAALHRPQAPAPDPAAALPGGASLLH, from the coding sequence ATGACCTCCGCGCGCCCCTCCCCCACCACTGGCCTGCCGTCGCTGGCGCAGCTGCGCGCCCTGCTGGCGGTGGCGGACGCCGGTGGCTTCGGTGAGGCGGCGGCGGAACTGGGCGTGTCGCAGTCCACCCTCAGCGAGGCGATCAGCAAACTGGAGGCGCTGGCGGGGCGGCCGCTGCTGCGCCGGGGGCGGGGCGGCACCCAGCCCACCCCGGCGGGCGAGCGGATGCTGACGCATGCGCGCGCGGCGGTGCAGGCGGCGGGGGACGCGCTGCTGGCCGCGCAGGAGGACACGCAACTGCGCGGCACCCTGCGCGTGGCGTCGTTCCGCTCGACCGCCACGCACCTGCTGCCGCCGGCGCTGGCGGCGTTCCGGGCGCAGCATCCTGGCGTGACGGTGCGCCTGCTGGACGGTGAGACGGAGGGTGGCGGGCAGAACCTCGTGCGGCGCGGTCAGGCGGACGCCGCGATCGTGATCGAGGAGAACTGGGGCGATCTGCGCCTGACGCCGCTGGTCATGGACGAGTACCTGTTCGTGTCGCCCGCGCGGCGCGGCGCGCATCCGGTCACGCCGGACGACCTGCGCGGGCCGCTGCTGCTGGCACCGGGCGCGAATGCCTGCAACCTGCGGGTGATGGGGTATCTGCGCCGCTACGGCGTGCAGCCGCAGGAGGTGACTGAGATCGGGGAGGACAGCGTGATTCTGGGCATGGTCGCGCACGGGCTGGGGGTCAGCGTGATGCCCCGGCTGGCGCTGGAGCCGCTGCCCGACGGGCTGGTGGCGCTGCCCCTGCCCGAGCGGCTGATGCGGCCGCTGGCGCTGGCGACCCTGCCGCACCGCGCGAACCTGCCGGTCATCCGGGCGTTCACGGACGCGCTGCTCGCGGCGCTGCACCGGCCGCAGGCGCCCGCGCCGGACCCGGCGGCGGCCTTGCCGGGCGGGGCTTCTCTGCTACATTAG
- a CDS encoding transposase has protein sequence MQVALRDWGDARITLALDTTLLFKRWCVICVSLLYRGRAVPLSWRVIRHGSSTVGNQEIYPVLASVQCLLVHLPQVEEVCIYADRGFLDHTLMDDFTTFRWRWMMRGKGPIHLFDQNGASLGQFQSQLSQHGQLVVRHGVYVTGQKYGPVNIAAVRPFGQRDPWFIVSNQPCNRRTFAEYHQRTQVEESFLDLKSGAFNLEDTRLDQAHQLEKLWCVLGMAYLMVLSEGTAVTEEGKRREVDPHWTRGLSYAQIGLRAIRQALTRRTPVLERLRLSQACDPEPSRRRRSPFGWNVVQGFS, from the coding sequence ATGCAGGTCGCACTGCGTGACTGGGGTGATGCCCGCATCACCCTCGCCCTGGACACCACTCTCCTGTTCAAACGCTGGTGCGTGATCTGCGTCTCCCTCCTCTACCGGGGGCGTGCCGTGCCGCTGTCCTGGCGTGTCATCCGTCATGGCAGTTCTACGGTGGGGAATCAGGAGATTTACCCTGTGCTGGCCAGTGTCCAGTGTCTGCTCGTTCACCTGCCACAGGTCGAAGAGGTCTGCATCTATGCAGACCGGGGCTTCCTGGATCACACGTTGATGGACGACTTCACCACCTTCAGATGGCGGTGGATGATGCGCGGCAAGGGTCCCATCCACCTCTTTGATCAGAACGGAGCGTCCTTGGGGCAATTTCAGTCACAGCTCAGCCAACACGGTCAGTTGGTCGTGCGGCATGGGGTGTACGTCACGGGGCAGAAGTACGGGCCCGTGAACATCGCGGCAGTGCGGCCCTTTGGGCAGCGTGATCCGTGGTTCATCGTGAGTAATCAGCCCTGCAACAGGCGAACATTTGCGGAGTATCACCAACGTACTCAGGTCGAGGAATCCTTCCTCGACCTGAAGAGCGGGGCATTCAACCTGGAGGATACACGCCTGGATCAGGCGCACCAACTGGAGAAACTCTGGTGCGTGCTGGGAATGGCGTACCTGATGGTCTTGAGCGAGGGAACTGCCGTCACGGAGGAGGGGAAACGACGGGAGGTCGATCCACACTGGACACGGGGCTTGAGTTATGCGCAGATAGGGTTGCGTGCCATTCGCCAGGCATTGACACGTCGAACGCCAGTCCTGGAGAGGCTGCGCCTCTCCCAGGCCTGTGATCCTGAACCGTCACGTCGTCGACGATCGCCATTCGGCTGGAACGTCGTTCAGGGTTTCTCATGA
- a CDS encoding phosphate uptake regulator PhoU has product MLSITLEQLDAVRDANDRAEFAGLTARAEKLEAETDALEREIEDLCLHAFAAGLTEQELAFHLMVFRSLTNLERVGDYAFTVARDLETFAPRARSATLQDVLPLVRLLSEMLERLAFAFAERDAAAARDVMRLDYEQVDALYEQMQRASLTRLLERPEDTSVALTAGRMARNLERLGDHLVNVAERLEHVVTRLNSAPT; this is encoded by the coding sequence ATGCTGAGCATCACCCTCGAACAGCTCGACGCCGTGCGCGACGCCAACGACCGCGCCGAATTCGCCGGTCTGACCGCCCGCGCCGAGAAGCTGGAAGCCGAAACCGACGCCCTGGAACGCGAGATCGAGGACCTGTGCCTGCACGCCTTCGCGGCCGGCCTGACCGAACAGGAACTCGCCTTCCACCTGATGGTGTTCCGCAGCCTCACCAACCTCGAGCGGGTCGGGGATTACGCATTCACAGTCGCCCGCGACCTCGAGACCTTCGCGCCACGCGCCCGCAGCGCCACTTTGCAGGACGTACTGCCGCTCGTGCGGCTGCTCTCGGAGATGCTCGAACGCCTCGCCTTCGCCTTCGCCGAGCGCGACGCCGCCGCCGCCCGCGACGTCATGCGCCTCGACTACGAACAGGTGGACGCCCTGTACGAGCAGATGCAGCGCGCCAGCCTCACCCGCCTGCTCGAACGCCCGGAAGACACCAGCGTCGCCCTGACTGCCGGACGCATGGCCCGCAACCTCGAACGCCTCGGGGATCACCTCGTGAACGTTGCCGAACGCCTGGAACACGTCGTGACCCGCCTGAACAGCGCCCCTACCTGA
- a CDS encoding LLM class flavin-dependent oxidoreductase, translating to MTNPSQSEFLWFLQLSRDGEFIGTKTKPPRRPTLAYLQSLISAAGEAGFTGLLTATNYHSEHENYTAAVAALARSAPTDPALLIAVRPGMFHPAMYAKMLATLQNLFPGRVRLNIVTGSSPAENAMYGDNEDHGKRYERTREFMQILRQLWTAPPPQSFRSDLYAFENAVLDPAPVQPIPLYFGGASPVAQEIAADLADVYLMWGEREDMLAERLNQMRALEEKTGRRLRYGLRTHVIVRETEAEARAAAERLISRVDPEVRAAFVASHAHVDGVGQKRQIDMMKGLDADLMVEPGLWAGVGMARSGVGVALIGSPEQVAAKIRRYEDMGFSSFIFSGYPHEEEARRFGELVMPLLRGGQAEERAIHTDRVAPVA from the coding sequence ATGACCAATCCTTCCCAGTCCGAATTCCTGTGGTTCCTGCAACTGTCCCGTGACGGCGAGTTCATCGGCACGAAAACCAAGCCGCCGCGCCGGCCCACGCTGGCGTACCTTCAGTCGCTGATCAGCGCGGCGGGCGAGGCGGGCTTCACGGGCCTGCTGACCGCCACGAACTACCACAGCGAGCACGAGAACTACACGGCGGCCGTGGCGGCCCTGGCGCGCAGCGCGCCGACCGATCCGGCGCTGCTGATCGCGGTGCGGCCCGGCATGTTCCACCCGGCCATGTACGCCAAGATGCTGGCCACGCTCCAGAACCTGTTTCCGGGGCGGGTGCGGCTGAACATCGTGACGGGCAGCAGCCCCGCCGAGAACGCCATGTACGGCGACAACGAGGATCACGGCAAACGCTACGAGCGCACGCGGGAGTTCATGCAGATCCTGCGGCAGTTGTGGACGGCCCCGCCGCCGCAGTCGTTCCGCAGTGACCTGTACGCCTTCGAGAACGCCGTGCTGGACCCTGCGCCCGTGCAGCCGATTCCGCTGTACTTCGGGGGGGCGTCGCCGGTGGCGCAGGAGATCGCGGCGGACCTCGCGGACGTGTACCTGATGTGGGGCGAACGCGAGGACATGCTTGCCGAGCGCCTGAACCAGATGCGGGCGCTGGAAGAGAAGACCGGGCGCCGGCTGCGCTACGGGCTGCGGACGCACGTGATCGTCCGTGAGACCGAGGCCGAGGCCCGCGCGGCCGCCGAGCGCCTGATCAGCCGCGTGGACCCGGAGGTGCGCGCAGCGTTCGTAGCGAGTCACGCGCACGTGGACGGCGTGGGGCAGAAACGCCAGATCGACATGATGAAGGGGCTGGACGCGGACCTGATGGTCGAGCCGGGCCTCTGGGCGGGCGTCGGCATGGCCCGCAGCGGCGTGGGCGTCGCCCTGATCGGCAGCCCGGAGCAGGTGGCCGCGAAGATCCGCCGCTACGAGGACATGGGCTTCAGTTCGTTCATCTTCAGCGGGTACCCGCACGAGGAGGAGGCGCGGCGCTTCGGGGAACTGGTCATGCCGCTGCTGCGGGGCGGTCAGGCCGAGGAGCGCGCCATTCACACGGACCGGGTCGCGCCGGTCGCCTGA